The Anopheles gambiae chromosome 2, idAnoGambNW_F1_1, whole genome shotgun sequence genomic sequence tttttttcttttttattatagATTTGTTCTAGCCCTGGAACGTATTAAACAGCATTTTATATTAGTTGAATAAAACATCATACTGATGGATGTATTCCACTGTGACCGGTCAGTGACATAACGCaatactgttttgtttacatcgtGTGCAGCGAAAACAGGTAAATTCCTGCAAAATACCTTTATATCCCTTTAAAAACCCAGCCTCATTTTAATACATTCTTCAGgaacacaaaaaccaacaccGCACACCATGTGGGGAGCGATGTTTACCCGGTTACGGTCCGCATGCACCGCCACCACAGTGTCGTTCGCCCGTTCCAGCGAGCTGGTGGCACGGCTCGGGCCGACTTCACACTTCCACTCATTAACGCAACCGGCCAAGCCTTCCCCACTCACCAACCAATGCTCCCGGGAAGCGTTGGTCAACCCGGGCCAGCTGCTACTGACACCGCTACCGCCACTGCTCAACCTGGTGAGCGGGTTCAAGGTGAAGGGCCGGCTAAAGCGACGTTGCAAGGACTGCTACTTCGTGATGCGGCAGGAGCGGCTGTACGTGATTTGTAAAACGCATCCGCGCCACAAGCAGATGTCGATGAAAAAGCATGACCACAACACGTGGATCCTGACGGACGCTACGCAGGGCAAAGCGAGGGCATGGTAGCAATCTGCGGGGCAGTCTTAATAAAAGTTAATAGTAGGAGTGTGTACGCGAAATAAACCATCATTAAAATGCATATAAGACAAAGTtcgcttttctttctcttcgctCCTACAAAAAAGGCTACGCGAGTCGCGACAACACGTGTGTTTTCAATATACTTTATTTGTTCACATTCAGCGCAATAcacattttgtgtgtttgttttttttttatagattgATGCGCGATCAAAGGCGGCGTCGAGACCAACAACGCCTAGCCGCGCTTAATATTGATCATGCTCTCTCGATTGTGGTTGTGACGGCGTGATGGTGGACGCTTAATAAGAGTAGTTGCTTTACAATTaaaatttcacgattttcAGCCACTGAACGGCTTCATCGCAAAACACAGAGACGGGCCACTCTACAATAATAATGGCTTACAGGCTGTGTCTAACCAAGACACAGAACAATTAGACTAAAAACATGTACCCATATATAAAAAAAGTGATACCGTTTGCCCAAACACTTATCATAAAGGGCCGGGTCACGGAATCGTTGGTCAACTAGATGAGATATAAATGAATTTTCACCAGCCCCTTTCAGTATAGGGACATTCGGTAAATTAGATGGAAAAATGTGTTGCACACAATAATGTTGCAATTGgatataatttaaataaagtgttaaaataaaaGGAGCAAAAGGCTGACCGTCGCCTGGTGCGAGTCAGTTAGCGGTCTGTCACAATTCG encodes the following:
- the LOC1276594 gene encoding large ribosomal subunit protein bL36m; this encodes MWGAMFTRLRSACTATTVSFARSSELVARLGPTSHFHSLTQPAKPSPLTNQCSREALVNPGQLLLTPLPPLLNLVSGFKVKGRLKRRCKDCYFVMRQERLYVICKTHPRHKQMSMKKHDHNTWILTDATQGKARAW